The DNA region TTACTCTcattatttctattctttcttaCACATAAGGACCTAGCCaatgcaataaagcaagaaaaaaaagcatgcagTTTGAAAAGGAAGCAGTAAAATGGGTTCTCTTTACCTGTGGCAtgattttctatgtagaaaaaTCTTACCAAATACACAAAAGCAGCTGCTAGAATTAGTGAATTCAGCAAGGTCACAGGGTAAGGGGGCAATCTAAAACGTTAATTGCATTTATATGTACTAGTAACaaacaattttatattaataCCATATATGAATTGCATTTATATGTACTAGTAACAATTTTATATTAATACTATATATGAATTGCATTTATATGTACTAGTAACAATTTTATATTAATACTATATATGAATTGCATTTATATGTACCAGTAACaaacaattttatattaataCTATATATGAATTGCATTTATATGTACTAGTAACAATTTTATATTAatactatatatgtgtatggTAACATTTATTAAAGTAAATTTTACTCTAAAGAAATAAGAATAGACACAAAATTCTAATGAGAGtatctggccgggtgtggtggctcctgcctgtaatcccagcactttgggaagctgaagtggaaggattgcttgagcccaggagttcaagaccagcctggacaatatggtgagaccgcctattaaaaaaaaaaaaagaaagaaaacacacacacacacacacacacacaataacgGGGGTGCCTCATTTCTTTAAagtaacacaaaataaaaaatattaaaaaatgaaatccttataggaaaatttaacaaaatgtatgCAAAGCCTGTGcactgaaaaccacaaaatattgGTGAGATAACTCAGTGAAGACTAAATAACTGTAGGAGATTCAATATTGCTAACATACTATTGATCCCAAATTAAGATGTATGTTCAATACAATGTCAATCGAAATCCTGACGAACATTTTCcggcagaaattgacaagctgagtCTAAAATctgtatggaaatgcaaaggacttAAAACAGGcaaatgattttgaaaaagaggaaaaatgtcgGAGGACTTACATTACCTGATTCCAGCATTCACTTTGGAGCTACAACAATCCAGATACTGTGGTGTTCGAATAAGAACAGACAtggtgggcgcggtggctcacacctgtaatcccagcactttgggaggccaaggtgggcagatcacaaggtcaggagttcaagaccaccctgaccaacatggtgaaaccctgtctctactaaaaataaaaaaaattagccgggcatggtggctaatcccaactattcaggaggctgacaggagaatcgcttgaacccgggaggtggaggttgcagtgaaccgagattgtgccactgcacttcagcctgagcaagaagagtgagacttcataaaaagaaaaaagatatataagTCAATGGGTCAGATCTGAGACGCTAGAAATCAATCCACATTTTccagtcaactgattttcaataaaAGCACCAAGGTAAGTTAATGATCATGgtgattattttcaaattttggtACTGGActggagaattcttttttttttaaagacggggtttcaccatgttggtcaggctggtcttgaactcctgacctcagatgatccgccggTCTTAgcctctaaagtgcttggattacaggcttaagccactacATCCGGCCTCAAATTTTGgtactggaaaaactggatatccatgtgcaaaaataaaaaccttgacTGTTCTATCACACCAcatgcaaaaattaattaaagtgGATCACAGATGTACACTTACGTGCTACCACCATGAAACTtccaaaagacaagaaaatatttgtaatcttGGTTTGACAATTATTTCCAAAATAGTACacaaaaaccacaaaagaaaaaagtaataactGGATGTCATCGCAATggaaaagttttgctttttaaaagacgCTGATAAGAAGATGAGAAGGTAGGTCAAAGCCACCGGAGAGAATACTTGCAAAACATTATCCTATAAGTGACTTATGTTCAGAACATATAAGGAATTCTTATTACTCAATTACAAGAAGACaacccaactttttaaaaattgacaaaggaggctgggcgcggtggctcaagcctgtaatcccagcactttgggaggccgaggcagcaggtggatcacgaggtcgagagattgagaccatcctggtcgacatggtgaaaccccgtctctactaaaaatacaaaaaattagctgcgcatggtggtgcgtgcctgtaatcccagctactcaggaggctgaggcaggagaattgcctgaacccaggaggcggaggttgcggtgagccgagatcgcgccattgcactccagcctgggtagcaagagcgaaactccgtctcaaaaaaaaaaattagcaaaggatttgaatagactcTTTACCAGAGATACATGAAAGGCTCAACACTGTTAGTCGTCAaggtaatgcaaattaaaacagtgagataccactgaAAGCCCACCAGAACCGTCAGCATGGTTAAGGCTGACAACAGCGTGGGCTGGTGAGGGCGTGGGGCTTCAGGAGCTTCACTCCTTCgtctgggaatgcaaaatggtgcagccatgCTGGAAAACAGTCTGTTAGTTTCTTGAAAGTTAAATATTAACTTTCGATAAAATCCAGCAATACCACTTCTAAGGACGTACCCAACAGAAGTGAAAACAGATGTTCACAGAAGACTTGTCCTCCAATGACaagagcagcattattcataacaatCTCAGATGGAAAAACACCAAATGTCCATTATTTCACGGACAAGTAAACAAACGGTGGGATTCTATTCGGCGACGAAAACAAGCCATCCATTGATTCATGCAGCAACATGGAAAGGTCTCCAAGCGTTTTGCCGGCTGAAGGAAGCCTGACACGAAAGACTCTGCGCTGCATGAGTCTATGTCTGCGACTTTCCATACTAAGAAAGCGGGTCACAGTTGCCTGTCCTCAGAATGGAGGGAGAGGACGCCTGCAAAGGGAGCTGGGGGAGAGTTGGGACAGTGCTGGGTCACCTCGGCAGTGGTGACCCGTACCAAGGTGTACAGTTGTCTAAACTCACTGAGTTGTACACTTAACATGAATGATCGCTATTGCACATAAATTGTATCTCAATATAAAAGGCACACAAAGTAACACCCGAAGATAGGTATACTCATGAGCCAGCAATTTCGCTAAGTACATACCACAAAATGCACGTCCAAGTACATCAGGGCACACAAATAAGAAGGTTCACAATTTATTCATCATGGTCCCAAACTAGAAACGAATGTTCATCGGCAGCGAAGTGGATAATAAACTGTGTCGTGTTCATGGAGTGAATCAGTGACCAGCGATGAATCGCCCCCGTTGCATGCAACATGGAGCCATTTCGCAGACACAGagttgaatgaaagaagccagatatgaTTCCATTAATGTAAAGTTCACAAACCAGGCAAAATCAAAGTAGAACGGGTAGGGATGCATGTCAAGgtgaagtataaaaaaaaaataccagaaagtGATCTCACATGAACTCAGCAGAAGCTCTGGTGGGAGGGAGGCTGTGTGGATTGTGTACTCAGATTCTGCCATATTCTTGTTTTTTGGGTGGGAAGTACACAGATATCCATTTATAAGTCATTAGGCTATTACATGTATACTTTATGATGTTTCTGTGGATCCATTACATTTCACAAGACAAAAGCTTTTAAGCTGATCATTAAGGTGCATTATTGTGTCTCCAAGAACTCATCGGCTGTGGTTTTCCCAGTAAGTTCTTTTGATCGATCACCAGCTGTGCAGTTACACAGAGATGCGTCAGTGGAAGATCAATAGTGATTGTTCTTGGAGAAGAGAGGGCGaagattaataatttaaaatgttgggTATGTaggtagttaaaaaaataaaggataaaagtACTAAAaagaggtcaggcacggtggctcacgcctgtaatcccagcactttgggaggctgacatgggcggatcatctgaagtcaggagtttgagaccagcctggccaacatgtaaaaCCCCATcgccactaaaaaatacaaaaattagctaggtatggtggcaggtgcctgtagtcccagctactctggaggctgaagcaggagaatcacttgaacctgggaggtggaggttgcattgaggcgagatcacaccactgcactccagcccgggggacagcaagactccatgtcaaaaaaaccAAAGTGCTAAAAAGTGAAGTGATAAAcaaattagtaaaaataattagaatcaGCCAAATTAATTGAAGTCAGAATTCTAGGAGACTGCATTTTAAATgctcataaatatgtaaatattaaaataagatttaCAGTTGTTAGGAAAAATATTCTTGGATTAACACCTGTTGTAATCAGAAAAAACCTCAGGAGTGTTTTTGACACCGTCTCAGGGCTTCAGTTTCTTGTCGTCAGGAGAGGACGCGGCCCCAGCACAGTGGTGGCTGCAGGGATTACATGCCCTGTGTGAATGTGCTGGCACATGATGGgctctgtgatttttaaaataactgctcTTCTCCAACAACCTATCAAAGTCATTTCTCATGAGTGTGGTGCTTCTTTCTGAGGAGGGTGCCCCTccctgagccctgagccctggGCCCCGAAAATCACCAGACAAGCCTGCAGCTTCCTGAGGTCCCCTCATGGAGTGGGGTCAAGGGTCCGGAGGAGGTTTCACAGGTGGGCCTGGGAAATGGGATTCTGCCAGAAAGCAACGGAATCAGCGTTCTACATATGCCTGCGTCTGCTTCCAATTCCACTTCTGGTTTTAAGTGTCAGAACCCAGCTCAAGTGCAGAGGCCAACCCTGAGACAGAAGGGCTGTTGAAGGGTCCCTGTGCGCACAGGACTGTGGCCGCAGACTGCCCTCCCCTCTCTGCCAACCCAATGTCACTCACTCTGACCATCTGCAGAGCCTCGGGAAGTGATGGGAGGCGGCAGGGGAGATTCGCAGGCAAACCTGTGATTGCACCATGATGGGCGGCCATGGAGTGGGGTGCTTCTCCCCCAAGCACTGCTCCCCAGTGGCAGGGCTCCTTCCAGACACACCAGGCAGGGACTCATCCCTTATCTGCAGGGTAAAGCCTGAACTTCCCAGCAGGGCTCAAAGACCTTCTGGGTGGGCACCTGCTGCCCGATGGTATCGCCCTCTGCCCCTCCTACCTGCGGACTTTTCTGTGCGCCAGCTCCAGGGGGTCTCCTCCAGGGCCTCTGCTCTTGATATTCCTGCTGCTGGGGCATTCGCCCGCCTTCACAGAGTCCCTTCCCCACCCGCAACACAGAGATGGgggcctgtctgcctgcctggtGAACCTCGCCTGGTCCAAGCACCTCTAAGCAGAACCAGCAGACTTTTCTGCCCTGTCACAAGTTGagccacccacccactcatttGTTCATGCATTCATTCCACACAGCTGGGGCAAAGCCAGATcctgatggggtgggggtgggggagagggtaGCTGGACAGGACTGCAGTGCACTGAGCTCCCAGTCTGGCAGGGACACACACCTTTGGACCACAGGGAAGTCCTGGCTGTTATGGAGGACCGTCTGCCCcggcaggggagggcagggaggcagTGCACCAGtcactggctcatgcctgggaAGCCTGTGAGGACAGTGGGGCCGCCTACCTTAGCATGCTGCAAGGACTGAATGAAAAGCTGTGTGGAGCATTCGGAGCGGCacctggagggcagtgggatcCCTCAGCACTGAGTTACTCCTACGTGGGGTGAAGCGAGCACCTGTGAAATGTGAAGGCAGACACCGGGTGGGGATGTGGAGAGGCAACACACCTAGGCTGCAGCAGCCGCAGGTGCAAAGGGCCCGTGGCAGGAGCAGGCGTCAGTGGGATGGGGGCGTCTAGTGAGGGGCCGGGGAGGCATCGAGGCGACTAGAGGCCAGATTGGGAGAGAAATTCTGTAGGACTGACCTGCCTCCTATGGGACTTCTGATGGCAGAACCCCCTCCAAGCTATTTCTCCCTGCCCTCAGAGGGCACAGCCCCATCTTTCCATCCCCAACCTTCAGAGAGGGGGGAGGATGAGGCCCCATCAGTTCACTTCCTCCTTCAAAGCCGAATCATTGTGGCTGCAGCAGCCTCCCCGCATTGGGAATGGAGAGGCCGCCCCGCCCTCACCGGAGGTGGCTGCAAACCTCGTTTCCCTGGAAACTGAAATAATCAGTGGAAGTCAGCTCATGGTAAGTCTGCTCGCTCGCGTGGGTGCCACGATTATTATACAAGCCGATTTACACACTGTCCTTTGAAAACCTGTGCACCATCGATGCAAAGGAAGGGTCACTATTCCTACTGCTCTGGCGAGTCCTCGTGCAGGGACGCAGGACCGTTCGCGAGGTTCTAAAATCTGCactctttgctaaaaatacagtGAAACATGCTCGTCCCCCTCGCAGCTATCGCCGTTGAAGTAAATCCCACGCACATGTCCAGGGAGCGCAGGAAGGGCCTTCGCATAGATTCACATGGGCAGATGGTTTCCGTGAAGGTGGGCGAGGGGCCTGCGCCCGCACTGCCTGAAACCTGTGGGTGCCGCTTCCTTCAGACAGGGCCTCTGGGGGCTCTGCCCCGGTCCACCAGGCACCACGGGACACGCCGTGCCCTTCAGGGCCTTGAAGCTGTGCGCTCTAGGCGAGGGCTCCACAGGCCAGAACTTGCTAAGGTTGTGACCCGGACCGAGGTGCAATCTCGGCGCGAACCTGCACCTCCCCCGCGCCCGGAGCGCCTTCCCTGGCTGCAGCCACCGAATCCGGCGCAAAGTTATTTAACGCTGCAATTAGCCAGGAGGGTGAGTCATCGGCTCCCCAGCCTCGCTGCCACCGCAGCAGAAACGTACTGGAAGGGACCAGGAGTGCAGACCCAGCTGCTGGGCCGAGGCCCTTCCGGAGACGCCCCCACTCCCCCAACCAAGGGGCTGAGGCGAGCTCCTCTCAGGAAGAGGCTGGAGGGCCCAGAGAAGCCGGAGAGGTGAccttctcccaccccacccaccagcCACCCCGGCCTTCCTCTCACCCACCTTGAATCGTCAGGGTAGGAATGAGGCGGAGGAATTTGCCGCCCTCGTCCCCCTCACTCAGGCCGTGAACCGCCTTCTGATGAATTAATTCACGTGCACCCGCGTCTGGGGAAAATTCCTGTCTGATCCAGAAGCGCTTTGTAGACTAAAACCAAGCGAGACTCATCCACCGTTTTGCCTAAGACGTCACCTCCAGCTTGGTTCAAATGGCTAGTCCTAAAAGTCAGCGCCCCTGCTCATCCCGAACCGCGCGCACACGCACACGGCCCACccgcacacacgcgcgcgcacacgcaCATACCACACACGAAACACACTACACACCGCACACGCGCCCACAAGCAACACACCGCACGCGGGCACACGTCAGCACTTCCCAGAGACCCTGACCGTCCCCATCCCTTGGACAACCCCCTCCCTGGCtcactcctccctctccctcccccggctccttcctcctccccagcacCCGGCTCCCTCCCCCATGCCCTGAACTCTTCCCCGCTcgcgccccccacccccccgccaaACACCCggtcccctccctctccctccccggTCTCCTTCTCCCCCCAGCACCCACAAGCACCCAggccctccttccccttcctctctggGCTCCTTCCGCCCCCAGCACCCGGGCTTTTCTGCTTCTCCCTCCCCTGGGTTCCTTCCCCTCCAGCACTTGTCCCCCTCCACCCCGCTCCTTCCCCCCAGCAcccaccccctcccctccctccccgggctctgtccccccaccccagcacccgagctctcctcctttcctccctcctctcccaggCTCCCCCTTTCCCCTTCTTTACCCAGGCTCTCCCGCATACCCACTCCCCCATAGCACAAGAGCTCctctctccctgctccctgcACCCCCATAACTTCCACAGGCCGCTGACAGGCGGGTGGGTGGGAAGTGCGGCCCAGACCCAGCGGATAGGGGAGGCAGGGGAGCGCAGACGCAGGGGCGCCGAGCGGTGGGGAGCgctgggggtggggcccaggggGTCCGAgcggggaggagagagagagagagagagagagagagagagagagagagaaagagaaagctggGGGTGGAGGGCGGCGTTCCCGCAGCGGCCCGCGCCGGAGAGGGGCGcggacagggaaggagggaggagagacgCGGCCTGGGGCCCCGGTCCCGGAGGAGGTGGCGGAGGGGCGTCCCGGGGGCGGCGGGGGCTGCCGGACGCGGGGAAGGGCGGCGCCAGGGCTAGGCGCGCGGGGCggcgggcggggtgggggggcggggggggagcGTCCTGGGAGGGGCGCCGCGGGCTGGGGAGGGGGCGCGCGCGCCCTGCGGTCCTCGGCGCCGCATCCGTTCCCGGCGCGGGgtcgcggcggcggcggcggcggcggcgggaggcggaggatgcgggctccggcggcggcggcgcgggccCCGGAGGACgcgggaggatgaggaggaggccGGCGGTCCGGCCGCGCGGCGCCGGGAGGAGGCGCaggcggcgggggcggcggcgggcggcggcgggCGCGCGGGGTGCGGGCCGGCTCGGGCGCGGAGGATGAAGTGGAGCGTCCGCGGGGCCTGCGCCGcgctctcctcctgcctcctgctcgCCTGCGCGCTCAGCGCCGCCGCCGTCGGCCTCAAGTGCTTCTCGCTGGGCTCGGAGCTGCGCGGGGAGCCGTTCCGCCTGGGGGCCGCCGCCGGCGCCTTCTACTCAGGGCTGCTGCTGGCCGCCGGCCTCTCGCTGCTCGGCGCCGCCCTGCTCTGCTGCGGGCCCCGGGACGCGCCCCTCGCGGGGCCGGAGCCGGGCCCGGGTCTGGGGGTCCCCGCGGCCTCCGCGGGAGCTGCCGAGGCCGCTCCGGGCGAGCCGGGGGCCGCGGCCGGGGCCCCGGGCCCCGTGAGCAGCCAGAACCTGCTCCTGCTCGGCGTCCTGGTCTTCATGCTCGGGGTCCTCAGCGCCTTCGCGGGCGCAGTGATCGACGGCGACACGGTGTCGCTGGTGGAGCGCAAGTACTCGCACTACTGCCTGCCCCCGCGGGCGTCCGGCTCGGCCCCACCCGGCGCGGCCCCGGGTTCGGCCCCCGGCGCGGCCCCCGGCGCCCCGCGCTCCCGCAGCACCCTGGACAGCGCCACGTCCGCCAAGTGCCGGCAGCTCAAGGACTACCAGCGCGGCCTGGTGCTCTCCACCGTCTTCAACTCGCTCGAGTGCCTGCTgggcctgctcagcctcctgctgGTCAAGAACTACCGGTCGTCTCAGGCCCGGCGCGGTCGGCGCGGACGGCGGAGGGGAGGCCGGGCCCTGGCGCGGCCCCGCGGTGGCTCTGGGCTCCGCGCGCAGCCGTCCGCCTCTCGGGCGCGCCGGGGCCGGCGGGGCCGGCGGGGGCGGCGGCTGCAGCCCCGGCCGAGCGAGGCCTCCATCCTGTCCCCGGAGGACTCGGACCTGGCCGCCCCCGGGGACTGCGCGGGCTTCGCGGCGCACCACGCGGTCTCCTACATCAACGTGGGCGTCCTCCACGCGCTGGACGAGGCGGGCGCGGAGGTGCGCTGCGGGGGGCACCCGTCGGTGGAGCTGCCGGGGTACGCGCCCTCGGACCCCGACCTCAACGCCTCCTACCCCTACTGCTGCCGGCCGCCCTGCGAGACGCCGCGGCCCTGGGAGACCAGCCGGGCGGCCTGCTGAGCCCGCGGGACGGACCCCCACCCTGCGCCCCGCTCAGGACCCCCGCGGCGAGGGAGGACGGGCGGCGGGGACGGGGGCCTGGGCCAGGCCTCAGGGGCGCCGCCTCTTCCACGTGGCCCCTCTGCGGGGCTCCGTGACCACAGGAGGGGGTCCCCGGTGTGACCATTTCTGTATCGGGAAGGTTTCTCTTCTTATCTGTGTCGTTCATATCTGGATTCCATTTCCAAGTTTACAATAAATGTTTGGGCTTGACTGGCCCAACCGCACTTTTCTTGGCAAGTCCAAACCCTGGGGGCGGCTCTGCCTGGTGGTCCGAGGCGAGGGGGACGGAGCGAGCGCCCGCCCCGGGACGGCG from Callithrix jacchus isolate 240 chromosome 3, calJac240_pri, whole genome shotgun sequence includes:
- the TMEM271 gene encoding transmembrane protein 271 codes for the protein MKWSVRGACAALSSCLLLACALSAAAVGLKCFSLGSELRGEPFRLGAAAGAFYSGLLLAAGLSLLGAALLCCGPRDAPLAGPEPGPGLGVPAASAGAAEAAPGEPGAAAGAPGPVSSQNLLLLGVLVFMLGVLSAFAGAVIDGDTVSLVERKYSHYCLPPRASGSAPPGAAPGSAPGAAPGAPRSRSTLDSATSAKCRQLKDYQRGLVLSTVFNSLECLLGLLSLLLVKNYRSSQARRGRRGRRRGGRALARPRGGSGLRAQPSASRARRGRRGRRGRRLQPRPSEASILSPEDSDLAAPGDCAGFAAHHAVSYINVGVLHALDEAGAEVRCGGHPSVELPGYAPSDPDLNASYPYCCRPPCETPRPWETSRAAC